The DNA region gtatatttttattctctcaCCATCATAGTCATCAAttcattgttattattatttttgttcgcagaattatttttcctgttttttttttcttataacatatatttattattacttttttttggttCAGAAGTAGGTGGTAAATAGGATATGacaacaaaattttgtttgtataaGATAATTTAGCGTATCCCATACctttaaattgagagaaatttCCAAAAGAATATCATGAATGAATTTTTGGATTTAAAAGAATATTGAGCTACATCTTGATGTGATTTACTTGAAATGTTTTAAGAACAGAGTATCGTatcatatcttttattttatttatatattgttaacAATGGATATATAAACGCTAATTTTAATGTTCATGTAtgtattcagccaaaaaaaaaaaaaaaccttcatttATTAATTCAGTcttgaatttttgtttcttctaaaaaaaagagtctTGAATTTTTGTATAATTCTAATTCTTAAAcagtgatttttttattattagtattttttttttcatgatttggCTTCCTTAGGATAAACTCTTGgctttttcctaaaaaaagaagaagataaactCTTGGCTTTTTCATGATTTGGCCGCCTTAGGATAAACTCTTGGCTTTttccgcaaaaaaaaaaaacaaagataaactCTTGGCTCCGTTCCTGCAACGAAAATTTATCCTTCAAGAAGGAAGTTTGAGTGAAGTAGAGGATCTTGTTTCTATTGCTTTAGCTTGGTCCTCTGAATTTTAGATTGCAATGCCAAGTTGTCCAACCTGTTGCGTATATGATCTCTTTGCAAGCTTTGGATGTGATTTATTGGAATCCTCCAATGTAAAAGAAGTTTTGAGTTAATTGGTGTCTTCTGGATAATCACGGTTTGCTATTTTTGATAGCAAAAGAAGCAAATTTGGTTGAAACAACTATAGCTAATTAATATCGCAACAAATGTGATTGACAAGTTTCAACTATcttataaatgaatatttaacCTACCTCTTTTATAATTAGCGATATCAATCACTCCCAACGTCACAGTACTCATTCTCTACTTCAACAGTCTCTGAAATTCTGAACCAAAAAATGGAGTCTTTGAACTCATGTTTCCGCAAGATAATGTCAAAGTCGAACCAAGGAGAGGGTCCGGCGATAGGGATCGATCTGGGAACGACGTACTCGTGTGTGGCAGTGTGGCAAAATGAAAGAGTAGAGATAATAGTGAATGATCAGGGAAACAGAACTACTCCCTCCTATGTTGCTTTCACTCCTACCCAACGTTTGGTTGGTGATGCCGCCATGAACCAGGTTGCTTGTAACCCCACCAACTCTGTCTACGGTAATCttcaaacaacatttttttttgatagatgaatataaagattttttcccctcaaaaacttgattttactCACCAAGATCAATGTATATTTTGGAGgtcatattatatttttctttttctttttctttttttgctgaatattaTATATAGCTTTTGTCTAAGCCTGTCTTCTTGGCTCTTTCTTTGACATGGATTATTATTTTGGTTGCGGTTAGAAAGAGTATAGTGGTTGTTGTTTTGCTGCTTATTTCGGACTGTATGTGATCACATATAAAGTTTTATGTTCTAAATTCTCACTCACCAAACACGCAATCCATCTACTTCGATTTTTATTGCTCGTGTATGATATATtcctttaaagaaaaatatataattaaatttaaatatggtTTTTCCCAATAGTTcacgcaatttttttttatacaagataaaattctactctaacttaatctaaatgtatatgggTGTAAGTCTCtcttttggagacttgaactcggcccttgccccccacaccccacaagcacttatacttgtggagtgactgtAGAGTGACTATTGCAACTTTGTAATATCGGCTCTAATCAAATTTAACGATTTTAACGTGAAATCACAATTTTATCAAGATAGAGCATCTTCATGTGccaattattgatttttttctccctttttatactatttaattagttttatgATATCAGCTACACAATTTCCTATTTCATTTCTCTAATTCACGAATTAAATATACttgtcaacaaaaaatattcaatttctGCCTCTTGTtgtcccccccttttttttatcatttctatTTGAAGTAATTCTTTAGAGGGCACTGTATTGCAGATGCAAAGAGGTTGATTGGTAGAAGATTCTCTGATCCCTTGGTTCAGAACGATATCAACCTTTGGCCATTTAAGGTCATTAAAGGTCCTGGTGATAAGCCTATGATTGTGGTCAACTATAAGGGCAAAGAGAAGCGTTTTGCTGCTAAGGAAATCTCATCTATGatcttgaaaaagatgaaagaGATGGCCGAAGCCTACCTAGGTACAACTGTGAAGAATGCGGTTGTTACTGTCCCTGCTTACTTCAACGACTCCCAGTATAAGGCTACAAAGGATGCTGGAGGCATTGCAGGCCTCAATTTCCTGCGTATAATCAATGAACCAACTGCCGCAGCCATTGCATATGGTATAGAAAAGATGGCAGGCAACATTGGCAAAAGAAATGTgttgatttttgatttgggtGGTGGTACTACTGATGTCTCATTGCTTACTATTGAGAATGGTGTCTTCAAAGTGAAGGCTGTCGCTGGAGACACTCACCTTGGAGGTGAGGACTTTGCTAACAGAATGGTAAAGTactttattgaaatatttaagaGGCAACACAAGGTGAACATTAGTGATAACTCCAAAGCTATTAGGAGGCTAAGAACTGCTTGTGAGAAAGCAAAGTGGCTTCTTTCTTCTGCAATTGAGACAAACATTGAAGTCGATTCTTTGTATAAAGATATTGATTTCTTTTCAACCATCACCCGTGCCAAATTTGAGGAACTCAACATGGATTTGTTCAAGAAGTGTATCGATATTGTGGAGAAGTGCCTGACTGACGCTAAGATGGACAAGAGTTGTGTCCATGATGTTGTTGTTTCGGGTGGTTCTTCCAGAATTCCCAAGGTGCAGCAGTTGTTGCAGGACTTCTTCAATGGGAAGGAGCTTTGTAAGAGCATTAATCCAGATGAGGCTGTGGCTTATGGAGCTGCTGTTCAAGCTGCTATCTTGACTGGTACAGGTAATGAGAAACTTCAAGATATCGTGCTCTTAGATGTCACCCCTTTATCTCTTGGCATATCAGTTCGTCATACAAGTGATAtgtttgttttgattccaaGGAATTCTTCCTTTCCTgccaaaaaggagagaaacgTCACCACTATATGTGACAACCAAACTTCTATGAGAATCTTAGTTTACGAGGGTGAGAGAGCAAGAAATAGGGATAACATCTTCTTGGGGGAATTTGTGCTTCATGGTATTCCTCCAGCACCGAGGGGTGTAGCTAATGCAAACGTTTGCTTTGATATTGATGCTAATGGTATCTTGAGTGTTTCTGCCAAGGAGACTACCACTGGTTCGATGAGGAAGATCACTATCACTAAATATAAGTCAAGACTGTCCAGTGAGATGATTAACAGGAGGGTCAAGGATGCAGAGATGTACAAGGCTAAGGATGATAAACACAGAAAGAAGGTTAACGCTAAGGCAGCATTGGAGAACTATGCGTACAAGATGAGGAATATCATCAATGATGAGAAGATTGGTGCCAAGCTTGACCCTGCAAGtaagaaaaagattaaagatGCTATTAAACTGGTGATTCAGTGGTCAGGTAGCTTCCTGCACCAGCTCCAGGATTCAGAACTGTATGAAGACAAGCTGAAATGGCTCCAGAGCATTTGCAAACCCATCAGTAGTTGAGGCCGcaccaaaaaagaagatattCATTAGAGTCCGTAGCAGTACCGTCGTATCTTTTTTTACTACGTTTGTGTTACGTTTTCTTGTTAGTTATTTCACTTATTTGGTCTTTGTTAGGAAATTGTTGAGAATTTTGAAGACATGTCCAAGGATTCAGCTTCAGGCCTTCGGCCCGTAGCTTTGGTGTCGTTGAATTCTGTTTCAGTATAttattgcttaaaaaataatactattttaGTATTGGgctgctttattttttttattattattattttttaaatgtgggctttaattagttttttttttttttttttttttttgttgagaagggGCTTTAATTAGTTTAAACAAACGTAGTTTAGCActatttgaaactttaaaaatcaaattgaaaatatatatcaGACTAGTCATGTGAAAAACTATGgatttttgaaaacttatatggtaacttaaaaaaaatataagtaagaaaaaatttattttctatcatACACAAATATTGAagtagatatagatatagattagaAAATTACATGTCTTCTAAACGGAAAGGCAAACAGGCGAAATGGTGTTGAAGTTGGATAACCTGATTTTTGAATATGTCTCAACTACTTTGTGCTCTATCCACAAAATCTTCTAGGACTTGTAGCCAGTTGAGGAGTCCTCgtcttaataaattttttttcttgataataaAATCCTCTTCtaatatttttatctatttatataatatctcaaattcaaatcttattaatatatgaatttaaaGTGAAATCACAAATACCTAACAAAAACCATTGCAACTTAAATCAATTATGTATTGTTACAttagaaatttatattattcttcaaatttttatgtttaaacataaattaaaattttttttgtctatacATTTTTTAACACAGTGTTATTTGCTATGTTCTAGCACCAGTATTAGGTGCgctaaattctaaatttttagcatttagcatacCAGACACAAAAAATCACCTTCATAAGAGCATTACTATcaagtgtgtcaaatgccaaatatttggcatttgacacactaAACACCAATATTCATACCTTATGAGATATtccaaatctcaaatttttttacaacatgcTACAGTGCACATTCATTTATGAAATCGCATTGTAACATGTTGCAAAatactttatcatttttttatttcttctctctctctctcgctgtCACTCTCAGACTCTATCtcatttc from Castanea sativa cultivar Marrone di Chiusa Pesio chromosome 6, ASM4071231v1 includes:
- the LOC142638981 gene encoding heat shock cognate 70 kDa protein-like yields the protein MESLNSCFRKIMSKSNQGEGPAIGIDLGTTYSCVAVWQNERVEIIVNDQGNRTTPSYVAFTPTQRLVGDAAMNQVACNPTNSVYDAKRLIGRRFSDPLVQNDINLWPFKVIKGPGDKPMIVVNYKGKEKRFAAKEISSMILKKMKEMAEAYLGTTVKNAVVTVPAYFNDSQYKATKDAGGIAGLNFLRIINEPTAAAIAYGIEKMAGNIGKRNVLIFDLGGGTTDVSLLTIENGVFKVKAVAGDTHLGGEDFANRMVKYFIEIFKRQHKVNISDNSKAIRRLRTACEKAKWLLSSAIETNIEVDSLYKDIDFFSTITRAKFEELNMDLFKKCIDIVEKCLTDAKMDKSCVHDVVVSGGSSRIPKVQQLLQDFFNGKELCKSINPDEAVAYGAAVQAAILTGTGNEKLQDIVLLDVTPLSLGISVRHTSDMFVLIPRNSSFPAKKERNVTTICDNQTSMRILVYEGERARNRDNIFLGEFVLHGIPPAPRGVANANVCFDIDANGILSVSAKETTTGSMRKITITKYKSRLSSEMINRRVKDAEMYKAKDDKHRKKVNAKAALENYAYKMRNIINDEKIGAKLDPASKKKIKDAIKLVIQWSGSFLHQLQDSELYEDKLKWLQSICKPISS